TCGCCGATTCCGGCGCGCGGCCCTTGTGGAAATCGATCTCGTCCAGGGTGTCGCCAAGCTGGGCGAAGAAGCTTTCCATCTGCTCATGACTGGCCGCCTGCTCGCGGAAGCCCGGCTCGGCCTCGCCCGCCGGCTGCGCACCCAGCAACTGCATGCGCGTTTCATAGGCCAGCACCTGCACGGCGGCCGCCAGGTTGAGCGAGCTGAACGCCGGGTCTGACGGGATATGCACCGCCGCATGGCAGAGCTGCAGTTCCTCGTTGGTCAGCCCGGTGCGCTCGCGCCCGAACACCAGCGCCACCTCGGCCCCCTCACCGGCCTTGGCCACTGCACGGGCCGCGGCATCGGCCGGCAGGTACTCCTCCAGCTGGACGCGGCGGGCACGGGCGGTGCAGCCCAGCACCAGGCGGCAATCGGCCACGGCCTCGGCCAGGGTCGCCACCACCGGGGCGTCCCCCAGCACGTCTTCGGCACCGGCCGAGCGGCGGAAGGCCTCCTCG
This genomic interval from Stenotrophomonas sp. 57 contains the following:
- a CDS encoding RNA methyltransferase produces the protein MSQFPAATRLRFVLVGTQHPGNMGAAARALKTMGLARLVLVAPERPLDEEAFRRSAGAEDVLGDAPVVATLAEAVADCRLVLGCTARARRVQLEEYLPADAAARAVAKAGEGAEVALVFGRERTGLTNEELQLCHAAVHIPSDPAFSSLNLAAAVQVLAYETRMQLLGAQPAGEAEPGFREQAASHEQMESFFAQLGDTLDEIDFHKGRAPESAMRKLRRLFLRSEPSEQEVRLLRGILADTLRMARLAQAGNKDS